From Woronichinia naegeliana WA131, the proteins below share one genomic window:
- a CDS encoding SpoIID/LytB domain-containing protein, with protein sequence MFYQSSINSSQLNLNFWVRLLSRLGGAAIFFTLFSVLSAQAMDLRVAIRKAVSSVKVGSSTPALVKDGGGKTLGSLGELVPAIAGTNGRGVSLNGWTASQIIIEPSGDGVVWIGDRWYRGRTRLLRQGSGVTAVNQVNLEQYLYSVVGSEAVPAWPLEALKSQAVAARTFAIYKSTAESNRYYDLDTTTATQVYKGMENEYVSTVEAVNATQGQVMTYNGKVILAAFHASSGGHTENVEDVWTSPLPYLRAVVDYDQSAPVFQWNKGFSVGEMSSLLGGVGTVRAMIPEQTTPLGRIVTMRVVGSRGTKNIRGTKMREVLKLKSTLFTVSESGGSFIIEGRGSGHGLGLSQWGAYGLAQQGTPYTQILAHYYQNANLTQLDR encoded by the coding sequence ATGTTCTATCAATCTAGTATTAATTCGTCCCAACTGAATCTCAATTTTTGGGTCAGACTGTTATCTCGCCTCGGAGGAGCAGCGATCTTTTTTACCCTCTTTTCGGTGCTATCAGCCCAGGCAATGGACTTGCGCGTTGCCATTCGTAAGGCTGTTAGTTCTGTTAAGGTGGGTAGTTCTACTCCCGCGCTGGTCAAGGATGGGGGAGGAAAAACCTTGGGAAGCTTAGGTGAATTAGTCCCGGCGATCGCTGGAACCAATGGTCGAGGTGTTAGCCTCAATGGTTGGACAGCTTCTCAAATTATCATTGAACCGAGTGGGGATGGGGTTGTCTGGATCGGCGATCGCTGGTATCGAGGAAGAACTCGGCTACTTCGTCAAGGTTCGGGAGTAACCGCCGTTAATCAGGTCAATTTAGAACAATATTTATATAGTGTTGTCGGTTCGGAAGCAGTTCCCGCTTGGCCCCTGGAAGCCTTAAAATCCCAGGCTGTGGCGGCTCGTACCTTTGCGATCTATAAAAGTACGGCTGAAAGTAATCGGTATTATGACCTTGATACAACTACTGCCACCCAAGTCTATAAGGGCATGGAAAATGAGTATGTGAGCACCGTTGAAGCGGTGAATGCCACCCAGGGGCAGGTGATGACCTATAACGGCAAAGTTATTCTCGCGGCTTTTCATGCCTCTTCCGGTGGCCACACGGAAAATGTGGAGGATGTCTGGACTTCTCCGCTACCCTATCTCAGGGCGGTGGTGGACTATGATCAAAGCGCGCCGGTGTTCCAGTGGAATAAAGGTTTTAGTGTCGGGGAAATGAGTAGTTTGCTTGGCGGTGTAGGAACCGTTCGGGCCATGATTCCTGAACAAACGACTCCCTTGGGACGAATCGTCACCATGCGAGTGGTGGGCAGTAGGGGAACAAAGAATATCAGGGGAACTAAAATGAGAGAAGTCCTAAAGCTCAAGAGTACCTTGTTTACGGTCTCTGAAAGTGGTGGCAGCTTTATTATTGAAGGTCGCGGTTCAGGGCATGGGCTAGGACTCAGTCAGTGGGGAGCCTATGGGTTAGCCCAACAGGGAACACCCTATACCCAAATATTGGCCCACTATTATCAAAATGCCAATCTTACCCAATTAGACCGTTAA
- a CDS encoding DUF1350 family protein — MEWQELSGSWVLIPPQPIALIHFLGGAFVGTAPHVTYRWLLGELAKQGYGIIATPFLNTLDHTAIARGVLNRFENIVERLQNRGVLSTGYIPIYGLGHSMGCKLHLLIGSLYSVERAGNILISFNNYPVKQAIPLVEQLSQLELDKVFKSLQAQFDFKSDISLDFNLEFSPTPAETTDLISQSYAVRRNLLIKFSNDTIDQTLILHPILGDRFANLIAFRTLPGNHLTPLGQELQWQAGSVFTPWDAIGQWLKDSLSQDLQKLSQEILRWLNPTVLSW, encoded by the coding sequence ATGGAATGGCAAGAACTATCGGGTAGTTGGGTATTAATCCCGCCCCAACCGATCGCCCTGATTCATTTTTTAGGGGGGGCTTTTGTGGGAACGGCTCCCCATGTTACCTATCGTTGGCTCTTGGGGGAATTAGCGAAACAGGGTTATGGCATCATTGCAACCCCTTTTTTAAATACCCTTGACCATACGGCGATCGCTCGTGGTGTGTTAAATCGCTTTGAAAATATTGTCGAAAGATTGCAGAATCGGGGCGTACTTTCAACGGGATATATTCCTATTTATGGCTTAGGTCATAGTATGGGCTGTAAACTCCATTTATTAATTGGCAGTCTCTATAGTGTGGAAAGAGCCGGCAATATTCTGATTTCTTTTAATAATTATCCTGTTAAACAAGCCATTCCCTTAGTCGAACAATTATCTCAACTAGAATTAGATAAAGTCTTTAAATCACTACAGGCCCAATTTGATTTTAAATCGGATATAAGTTTGGATTTTAACCTTGAATTTAGTCCCACACCGGCCGAAACAACGGACTTAATTAGCCAAAGTTATGCGGTGCGACGGAATTTATTAATTAAATTTAGCAATGACACGATTGATCAAACCTTAATATTACACCCCATCCTCGGCGATCGCTTTGCCAATTTGATTGCGTTTCGGACATTGCCAGGCAATCACCTTACTCCTCTTGGCCAAGAACTGCAATGGCAGGCGGGATCTGTTTTCACCCCCTGGGATGCGATCGGCCAATGGCTCAAAGATTCCCTCTCTCAGGATCTTCAGAAACTCAGTCA